One stretch of Cohnella algarum DNA includes these proteins:
- a CDS encoding fibronectin type III domain-containing protein has protein sequence MTGDRQVHGRVYVGTNGTGILYGALAEPLPEPEYENDASPPNAPANLRAGKTTPHAVDLHWDASAYADSGMKGYRVLDENGAPVAETYGTSFSVAGLQPETPYSFRVQAIDMAGNVSAPSEPVSATTSAVDAEPPAAPTGLAATETAAFRISLGWSPVEADDLLGYHVYRGATPGFEPTAANRIASLLTEPAFEDRNGLEAGTVYYYRVQSVDQAGNVSAPSEELAVSTEPDLSVDVIVDNLDAGFTSDSPWTPSTYSASRYGANYYHDGKTPGKWAKWTPYITEPGDYNVYMLWNASADRVTAAPLEIGHAEGTDTSVRANQTQDDNRWVYIGTYPMEAGSDGYVKIVSNGSNTTIADAVKFSLAERDGYGATHPGAANAPDSSAPTIAFDREDGTETAGDYVVRGRANEVVSLTVTHNGTELETPYKESWSNRFAVSVHLAEGTNRIVVEAVDRAGNRSSRTLTLEAGPSYTPAVYRQGVIRAEPGLDGNGAAYVRLAPDIVAQAASASPKKNIAIAAAIPEGVSDISLDLPAEPLQRKACSCRVSLDLGIAEIDLPAGELVRGGTADGARIKLRVVRTGDTYRIELTNGRGEAFATKPVDIALSYKLNKGDAPGKVNVYRLPDDAGDRVPLKAEYRPKAGKAFFKSPLPATFAIEYGKKKPKTK, from the coding sequence ATGACCGGAGACCGGCAAGTGCACGGAAGAGTATACGTCGGCACGAACGGTACGGGCATTCTGTACGGCGCGTTGGCCGAGCCGCTGCCCGAACCGGAATACGAAAACGACGCGTCGCCCCCGAACGCGCCGGCGAACCTGCGGGCGGGCAAGACGACGCCGCATGCCGTCGACCTTCATTGGGACGCTTCCGCCTACGCGGATTCGGGCATGAAAGGCTACCGGGTGCTGGACGAAAACGGAGCCCCCGTGGCGGAAACGTACGGCACCTCGTTCAGCGTAGCCGGGCTGCAGCCGGAAACGCCGTATTCGTTCCGCGTGCAGGCGATCGACATGGCCGGCAACGTCTCGGCGCCGAGCGAACCCGTTTCGGCGACGACTTCGGCCGTCGATGCCGAGCCGCCGGCAGCCCCGACGGGACTTGCGGCCACGGAAACGGCGGCGTTCCGCATCTCGCTCGGGTGGTCTCCCGTCGAGGCGGACGATTTGCTCGGCTACCATGTTTACCGGGGCGCAACGCCCGGCTTCGAGCCGACCGCCGCCAACCGGATCGCGTCGCTGCTGACGGAGCCGGCGTTCGAAGACCGCAACGGGCTCGAAGCGGGAACCGTCTATTATTACCGGGTCCAGTCCGTCGACCAAGCGGGCAACGTTTCCGCGCCTTCGGAGGAGCTGGCCGTTTCGACCGAACCGGACCTGAGCGTAGACGTCATCGTCGACAACCTGGATGCCGGATTTACGTCGGATTCGCCCTGGACGCCGAGCACGTACTCCGCTTCCCGATACGGGGCAAACTATTACCACGACGGCAAAACGCCCGGCAAATGGGCCAAATGGACGCCCTACATTACCGAGCCCGGCGATTACAACGTCTATATGCTGTGGAACGCCTCGGCCGACCGCGTTACCGCCGCACCGCTGGAAATCGGCCACGCGGAAGGAACGGACACGAGCGTTCGGGCGAACCAGACGCAGGACGACAACCGCTGGGTTTACATCGGCACCTACCCGATGGAGGCGGGATCGGACGGCTATGTGAAAATCGTCTCCAACGGCTCCAATACGACGATCGCCGACGCGGTGAAATTTTCGCTCGCGGAGCGGGACGGCTACGGAGCGACGCACCCCGGCGCGGCGAACGCTCCGGATTCGTCGGCTCCTACGATTGCGTTCGATCGGGAGGACGGAACGGAAACCGCCGGCGATTACGTCGTTCGGGGCCGCGCGAACGAAGTCGTATCGCTGACGGTGACGCACAATGGAACCGAGCTGGAGACCCCTTACAAAGAAAGCTGGAGCAACCGGTTTGCCGTTTCCGTCCATCTCGCCGAAGGGACGAACCGGATCGTCGTCGAGGCCGTCGACCGCGCGGGCAACCGGTCGTCCCGGACGCTGACGCTCGAAGCCGGGCCGTCGTATACGCCGGCGGTTTATCGCCAGGGCGTCATCCGGGCCGAACCGGGGCTCGACGGCAACGGCGCCGCGTACGTTCGGCTGGCTCCGGACATCGTGGCCCAGGCGGCTTCGGCATCGCCAAAGAAAAACATCGCGATCGCCGCAGCCATCCCGGAAGGCGTCTCGGACATCTCGCTCGACTTGCCGGCGGAGCCGCTTCAACGCAAAGCCTGCTCCTGCCGGGTCAGCCTCGATCTCGGCATCGCCGAAATCGATTTGCCCGCGGGCGAGCTTGTCCGCGGCGGCACGGCCGACGGAGCGCGGATAAAGCTTCGCGTCGTCCGTACGGGCGATACGTACCGGATTGAACTGACGAACGGACGGGGCGAAGCTTTTGCGACGAAGCCGGTCGACATCGCGCTTTCCTACAAGCTGAACAAAGGGGATGCCCCGGGCAAAGTGAACGTATACCGTCTCCCGGACGACGCAGGCGATAGAGTGCCGCTCAAAGCCGAATACCGTCCGAAGGCCGGCAAAGCCTTTTTCAAATCGCCGCTCCCGGCTACGTTTGCGATCGAATACGGCAAAAAGAAACCGAAAACAAAGTGA
- a CDS encoding carbohydrate ABC transporter permease, whose translation MVTGKSDRVFNGFVYAILIAVALMSIFPLLYVVSMSLTPYSEVVKNGGFVVIPRSLSFEAYERIFADPALGRSMLVTVFVTVVGTIVNLLLTTIAAYPLSRRNLKGRTFFLLFIVVTMLFNGGLIPTYLIVQSLGLLNTVWSLIVPGAIATFNVLVMKSFFENLPEELFESAKIDGAKEFRILWQIVLPLSVPSVMTVGLFYMVGHWNSFFSAVLYITDSDLHPLQVVIRNMLLLSQSSELQAEVTVPTAAMQMAAVIAGSLPIIAVYPFIQKHFTKGMLLGAIKG comes from the coding sequence ATGGTAACAGGCAAATCGGACCGGGTGTTTAACGGATTCGTCTACGCTATCCTGATCGCGGTCGCCCTGATGTCCATTTTCCCGCTGCTGTACGTCGTCTCGATGTCGCTTACGCCTTATAGCGAAGTCGTCAAGAACGGAGGCTTCGTGGTCATTCCGCGCAGCCTCTCCTTCGAAGCGTACGAACGTATTTTCGCCGATCCCGCGCTGGGCCGGTCCATGCTCGTCACGGTGTTCGTCACCGTCGTCGGCACGATCGTCAACCTGCTGTTGACGACGATCGCCGCCTACCCGCTCAGCCGCCGCAATTTGAAGGGGCGCACGTTTTTCCTGCTGTTCATCGTCGTGACGATGCTGTTCAACGGAGGTCTCATTCCGACCTATCTGATCGTCCAATCGCTGGGGCTTTTGAACACGGTGTGGTCGCTGATCGTCCCCGGCGCGATCGCTACCTTTAACGTGCTGGTGATGAAAAGCTTTTTCGAAAATCTTCCGGAAGAGCTGTTCGAGTCCGCGAAGATCGACGGGGCGAAGGAATTCCGGATTTTGTGGCAGATCGTGCTGCCGCTGTCCGTCCCGTCCGTCATGACGGTCGGCCTGTTCTACATGGTCGGGCACTGGAACTCCTTTTTTTCCGCCGTGCTGTACATTACCGATTCGGACCTTCATCCGCTGCAGGTCGTCATCCGCAACATGCTGCTGCTTTCGCAATCCAGCGAGCTGCAAGCCGAGGTGACCGTTCCTACGGCCGCGATGCAGATGGCCGCCGTCATCGCGGGAAGCCTGCCGATCATCGCCGTCTATCCGTTTATCCAGAAACACTTTACGAAGGGTATGCTGCTGGGCGCGATCAAGGGATAA
- a CDS encoding response regulator transcription factor, producing MWKILLVEDEPFVRRSIRNAIPWEEHGFTIAGEASHGQEALEKMKELDPDIVVTDIFMPYMDGIELLKTARAEGSEARFIMLTCAGEFEYARAALEHGASGYILKLSMEDDQLIGALGKAKAELDKIARQQERALWDSIGSRIGYLWRDMLGKELSGYEREKLEELKRHGWNGGRLTIATALSGSEPFGCERFCALLGVSPGNGELVHSFAHMGQTTLFIRWSGGAQPELLKLPDRQLPVICRSASGEEIEAKWLANLRWLDRFYYSRPTGGGAETDGAEWNMPGVPWEVEQPVVRAYERHAIAECAELLAGLWAYMAERALPMVLAKETAERLDKLFARISRKPQEDTAALMACVRHDALLRELDGRMRRYAKGSGRQNPVETDHPEINAILRYVQQHYDQEISLQAMAQHVNMDENYLSSLFKKKTGDTFINYLQRLRVEEAKFYLEETELAVAEIAERCGFSNPSYFFKIFKRWTGATPNEHRTVRKRETSGSGSGVGL from the coding sequence ATGTGGAAAATTCTGCTCGTTGAAGACGAGCCGTTCGTCCGCCGTTCGATCCGGAACGCCATCCCTTGGGAGGAACACGGGTTCACGATCGCCGGGGAAGCGTCGCACGGCCAGGAAGCGTTGGAGAAAATGAAGGAGCTCGACCCGGATATCGTCGTTACCGATATTTTCATGCCGTATATGGACGGAATCGAGCTGCTGAAGACGGCCCGCGCCGAAGGCAGCGAAGCCCGGTTCATCATGCTGACGTGCGCGGGCGAATTCGAGTATGCGCGCGCGGCGCTCGAGCATGGCGCAAGCGGGTACATTCTCAAGCTGTCGATGGAAGACGACCAGCTGATCGGCGCGCTCGGCAAGGCGAAGGCGGAGCTCGACAAAATCGCGCGCCAGCAGGAACGCGCGCTGTGGGACTCGATCGGCAGCCGGATCGGGTATTTGTGGCGCGACATGCTCGGCAAGGAGCTGAGCGGCTATGAGCGCGAGAAGCTGGAGGAGCTGAAGCGGCATGGCTGGAACGGCGGCCGGCTGACGATCGCCACTGCGCTGAGCGGGTCCGAGCCGTTCGGCTGCGAGCGCTTCTGCGCGTTGCTCGGCGTATCGCCCGGCAACGGGGAGCTTGTCCATTCGTTTGCCCATATGGGGCAGACGACGCTGTTCATCCGGTGGAGCGGGGGGGCGCAGCCGGAGCTGCTGAAGCTGCCCGACCGGCAGCTTCCGGTCATCTGCCGCAGCGCGAGCGGGGAAGAGATCGAGGCGAAATGGCTGGCCAATCTCCGCTGGCTCGATCGTTTTTATTATAGCCGACCGACCGGCGGCGGCGCAGAAACGGACGGCGCGGAGTGGAACATGCCGGGCGTGCCCTGGGAGGTCGAACAGCCCGTCGTTCGGGCCTACGAGCGTCACGCGATCGCCGAATGCGCGGAGCTGCTCGCCGGCTTATGGGCGTATATGGCCGAGCGGGCGCTGCCGATGGTGCTGGCCAAGGAAACGGCGGAGCGGCTGGACAAATTGTTCGCGAGAATCAGCCGCAAGCCGCAGGAAGATACCGCGGCGCTAATGGCTTGCGTCCGGCACGACGCGCTGCTGCGAGAGCTGGACGGCCGGATGCGGCGGTACGCCAAAGGCAGCGGACGGCAAAACCCGGTCGAAACCGACCATCCCGAAATCAACGCCATCCTCCGTTATGTTCAGCAGCATTACGACCAGGAAATTTCGCTGCAAGCAATGGCCCAGCACGTCAACATGGACGAAAATTACTTGAGCAGCCTGTTCAAGAAAAAAACGGGCGACACGTTCATCAACTATTTGCAGCGGCTGCGGGTGGAGGAAGCGAAGTTTTACTTGGAGGAGACGGAGCTTGCGGTGGCCGAAATCGCCGAGCGCTGCGGGTTTTCGAATCCGAGCTACTTCTTCAAAATTTTCAAGCGCTGGACGGGAGCGACGCCGAACGAGCACCGGACGGTCCGCAAGCGCGAAACGTCCGGGTCCGGGAGCGGCGTCGGGCTTTGA
- a CDS encoding extracellular solute-binding protein, whose protein sequence is MKKRLVALTAAALAVALAGCGGGNGGGNAAGTNAGEGGASSPASAEKVKLEAAQISWGTNLPTDDFIKKALDEKLNISLEMTLVGDMGDYENQINVRAASNNLPDVFLVTGKPQLQKLAEAGSLLDLTSYLDKMPDYASFAGEDVLKKGKIDGKQYALPKAGQALAYTYWIRKDWLDNLGLAAPTTVDELFEVAKAFTEKDPDGNGKNDTFGLTGTNFDAFDPIFGAYGVTNISNVSQFFVRDGKVANTFYQPEFKDALAAIKRFLDAGVVDPEVVSNKGTMAKDKAFQGKVGIIHTEWAQIMKPAEVEAWKGANPEAEWIQLAPPKGPNGQAYGKAINIGEAGGLWVVPKRLENEPEKLEKVLELFNYTSTPEGNRLVQFGIEGTHFTLNGDTVAITEQGSKEATFTWLYQFSGRPETEYLKTKFADLVEYIDFEAAIPRMETLDGFVQSPAGYNPADANRYIEEEMIKFVFGKNDLANYDKFLETLESTFKYDQFVESAVEQLKELGYGQ, encoded by the coding sequence ATGAAAAAGAGACTGGTTGCGCTGACGGCGGCCGCGCTGGCGGTTGCGCTCGCGGGCTGCGGCGGCGGCAACGGCGGCGGAAACGCCGCGGGAACGAACGCCGGAGAGGGAGGCGCTTCCTCGCCGGCATCCGCCGAAAAGGTGAAGCTGGAAGCGGCCCAGATCAGCTGGGGCACGAATCTTCCTACCGACGACTTTATCAAAAAGGCGCTTGACGAGAAGCTGAACATCTCGCTCGAAATGACGCTTGTCGGCGATATGGGCGACTACGAGAACCAGATTAACGTCCGCGCGGCTTCCAACAATTTGCCCGACGTGTTTCTGGTGACCGGCAAGCCGCAGCTGCAAAAGCTGGCCGAAGCCGGATCGCTGCTCGATCTGACGTCCTATCTGGACAAAATGCCGGACTATGCGAGCTTTGCCGGCGAAGACGTCCTCAAAAAAGGCAAAATCGACGGCAAGCAATACGCGCTGCCGAAGGCGGGCCAGGCGCTGGCTTACACCTACTGGATTCGCAAGGACTGGCTGGACAACCTCGGTCTGGCCGCGCCAACGACGGTCGACGAACTGTTCGAGGTAGCGAAAGCGTTCACAGAAAAAGATCCGGACGGCAACGGCAAAAACGATACGTTCGGTCTGACGGGCACCAATTTCGATGCGTTCGATCCGATTTTCGGCGCATACGGCGTGACGAACATTTCCAACGTTTCGCAATTTTTCGTCCGTGACGGCAAAGTCGCGAATACGTTTTACCAGCCGGAATTCAAGGATGCGCTCGCCGCGATCAAGCGGTTCCTCGATGCGGGCGTCGTCGACCCCGAAGTGGTCAGCAACAAGGGCACGATGGCCAAAGACAAGGCGTTCCAGGGCAAAGTAGGCATCATTCATACGGAATGGGCGCAAATCATGAAGCCGGCCGAGGTGGAAGCGTGGAAAGGCGCCAACCCGGAAGCGGAATGGATCCAGCTGGCGCCGCCGAAAGGGCCGAACGGCCAGGCGTACGGCAAAGCCATCAACATCGGCGAAGCCGGCGGATTGTGGGTCGTGCCGAAGCGGCTCGAGAACGAGCCGGAGAAGCTTGAAAAAGTATTGGAGCTGTTCAACTATACGTCGACGCCGGAAGGCAACCGGCTCGTGCAGTTCGGCATCGAAGGCACCCACTTTACGCTGAACGGCGATACGGTCGCCATTACGGAGCAAGGTTCCAAGGAAGCGACCTTTACCTGGCTGTACCAGTTCTCGGGCCGTCCGGAGACGGAATATTTGAAAACGAAGTTCGCCGATCTCGTCGAATATATCGATTTCGAAGCGGCGATCCCGCGCATGGAGACGCTGGACGGGTTCGTCCAAAGCCCGGCGGGCTACAACCCGGCCGACGCCAACCGCTACATCGAAGAAGAAATGATCAAGTTCGTTTTCGGCAAAAACGACCTCGCCAACTACGACAAGTTTTTGGAAACGCTTGAAAGCACGTTTAAGTACGATCAGTTCGTCGAATCCGCGGTCGAGCAGCTGAAGGAGCTCGGCTACGGTCAATAA
- a CDS encoding WD40/YVTN/BNR-like repeat-containing protein, whose protein sequence is MLEQAWGRNKARRLLAAGIALLLLLSAFSPAARAASDATAEAAYAQEETGTYRWGGVPIGGGGYVTGIVVHPNEPDLVYIRTDVGGIYRWNETSASWKQLVGWADRSQINLYGGESIAIDPSDPDVVYAALGKYDYLRPSDIYKSTDRGETWTATGLNANGAQVRMAANGGNRTAGERLAVDPNDGSVVFFGSRYDGLFRSGEGAAPGSWTRVAGLPVAGSSPHGVTFVLFDPSSGSPGEGSAVIYAGVHNSGVYRSSDYGDTWTLLTGSPAQPLRAAVDPNGKLYVAHGAGLAAYESGAWSDRTPAADTGKTFGSIAIDPANPDRLIAARKLDSHGNPIYRSEDGGATWETVPYERDIRVPWMPDWHWSSATSALAFDPFRPGRVWLTDWYYPWRTEDIDATPTVWRNDAKGLETVVNVANLVSPPGGGTILHSGIADNGGVRSPIAGRSAGFHLLYGNGRHPRADDDRHRRAAARPELRRPRRDVRLERRRPRGSRFGRLFGRRRHELYGVRLAALQGSARRQSRGVGDLARRHRMGAADGRYPLYGRPRRDLAEGGRRAVRTADGQPYFRQLLSASVGR, encoded by the coding sequence GTGCTAGAACAAGCATGGGGGAGGAACAAAGCGCGGAGGTTGCTGGCGGCGGGAATCGCTCTGTTGCTGCTGCTTTCGGCGTTCTCGCCGGCGGCGAGAGCCGCATCCGATGCGACAGCGGAAGCGGCCTATGCCCAGGAGGAAACGGGAACCTACCGCTGGGGCGGCGTTCCGATCGGGGGAGGCGGCTATGTTACGGGGATCGTCGTTCACCCGAACGAACCCGATCTCGTCTACATCCGCACCGATGTCGGTGGCATCTACCGATGGAACGAGACAAGCGCAAGCTGGAAACAGCTTGTCGGTTGGGCGGATCGCAGCCAGATCAATCTTTACGGCGGCGAAAGCATCGCGATCGATCCGTCCGATCCGGACGTCGTCTATGCGGCGCTGGGCAAGTACGATTATTTGCGGCCAAGCGACATTTACAAATCGACGGACCGGGGCGAAACCTGGACCGCCACCGGCCTTAACGCGAACGGAGCCCAGGTCCGCATGGCCGCGAACGGCGGAAACCGAACCGCGGGGGAACGGCTGGCAGTCGATCCGAACGACGGCTCCGTCGTTTTTTTCGGATCGCGGTACGACGGTTTGTTCCGCAGCGGGGAAGGGGCGGCGCCCGGCAGTTGGACCCGGGTTGCGGGATTGCCGGTCGCCGGCAGCTCGCCCCACGGCGTCACGTTCGTCCTGTTCGATCCGTCTTCGGGTTCGCCGGGTGAAGGCAGCGCCGTTATTTATGCGGGCGTGCACAATTCGGGCGTTTACCGCAGCTCGGATTACGGCGACACCTGGACGCTGCTGACGGGCAGCCCAGCGCAGCCGCTCAGGGCGGCGGTAGACCCGAACGGCAAGCTGTACGTCGCGCATGGCGCCGGCCTTGCCGCCTATGAAAGCGGAGCTTGGTCCGACAGGACGCCGGCCGCCGATACGGGCAAAACGTTCGGTTCGATCGCGATCGATCCCGCCAATCCGGACCGGCTGATCGCGGCGCGCAAGCTCGACAGCCACGGCAACCCGATTTACCGGTCCGAGGACGGCGGCGCGACGTGGGAGACGGTGCCGTACGAACGCGATATCCGCGTGCCGTGGATGCCCGACTGGCACTGGTCGTCGGCAACGTCGGCGCTGGCGTTCGACCCGTTCCGTCCCGGCCGGGTCTGGCTGACGGACTGGTATTACCCCTGGCGGACCGAGGATATCGATGCGACGCCGACCGTTTGGCGCAACGATGCGAAAGGGTTGGAGACGGTCGTGAACGTCGCCAATCTGGTCAGTCCGCCGGGCGGGGGAACGATCCTCCATTCGGGCATTGCGGACAACGGGGGGGTTCGATCACCGATCGCTGGACGAAGTGCCGGCTTCCACTTACTTTACGGGAACGGACGGCATCCACGAGCTGACGACGACCGGCATCGACGTGCAGCAGCGAGACCCGAACTTCGTCGTCCGCGTCGGGACGTACGGCTGGAACGGAGACGGCCGCGAGGATCCCGGTTCGGGCGGTTATTCGGAAGACGGCGGCACGAGTTATACGGCGTTCGCCTCGCTGCCCTACAAGGGAGCGCAAGGCGGCAAAGTCGCGGTGTCGGCGACCTCGCCCGACGTCATCGTATGGGTGCCGCAGATGGGCGATATCCACTATACGGCCGACCGCGGCGCGACCTGGCAGAAGGCGGTCGGCGCGCCGTCCGGACTGCTGACGGGCAACCATATTTTCGGCAACTATTATCAGCCTCTGTCGGCCGATAA
- a CDS encoding ABC transporter permease: protein MASGTKAGRKLAGIWQMKALYLMLLPCLVWYFIFKYLPMYGVIISFKDYNFTDGILNSPWADPWYKYFQQFFESPYFSQLLSNTLLISLYKLVFGMFPSIVLAILFHECRISWLKRWVQTLSYMPHFLSWIIIYGISIAFLSETTGLINRWITEAGGGSIPFMNSTEWFRTVLVSTEIWKDLGWGAIIYLAAISAIDPTLYEAARVDGASRLRMIWHVTLPGIRNVITLLLILKIGNIMDAGFEQIFVFYNPRVYEVGDIIDTWVYRTGLEQMSFSLATTVGLFKSAIGFVLIIGANKLAKRWGGSIW, encoded by the coding sequence ATGGCCTCCGGCACCAAAGCCGGCAGGAAGCTGGCCGGCATCTGGCAAATGAAGGCGCTTTATCTGATGCTTCTCCCGTGTCTCGTCTGGTATTTTATTTTCAAATACTTGCCGATGTACGGGGTCATCATTTCCTTCAAGGACTACAATTTCACGGACGGCATCCTGAACAGCCCGTGGGCCGATCCCTGGTACAAGTATTTTCAGCAGTTTTTCGAATCGCCGTATTTTTCGCAGCTGCTGTCGAACACGCTCCTGATCAGCCTGTACAAGCTCGTGTTCGGCATGTTCCCGTCGATCGTGCTGGCCATTTTGTTCCACGAATGCCGGATCAGCTGGCTCAAAAGATGGGTGCAGACGCTTAGCTATATGCCGCACTTTTTGTCCTGGATCATCATTTACGGCATTTCGATCGCGTTCCTGTCGGAAACGACCGGCCTGATCAACCGGTGGATCACGGAAGCGGGCGGCGGCTCCATCCCGTTCATGAATTCCACCGAATGGTTCCGGACCGTGCTCGTCTCCACGGAAATCTGGAAGGATCTCGGCTGGGGCGCCATCATCTATCTGGCGGCGATCAGCGCGATCGACCCGACGCTCTACGAGGCGGCAAGAGTGGACGGAGCAAGCCGGCTGAGAATGATCTGGCACGTGACGCTGCCGGGAATTCGCAACGTCATTACGCTGCTGCTCATTTTGAAAATCGGCAACATTATGGACGCCGGCTTCGAGCAGATCTTCGTTTTCTACAATCCGCGCGTTTACGAGGTAGGCGACATCATCGATACGTGGGTATACCGGACCGGGCTCGAACAGATGAGCTTCAGTCTCGCGACGACGGTCGGCCTGTTCAAATCCGCGATCGGCTTCGTGCTTATTATCGGCGCGAACAAGCTGGCGAAAAGATGGGGGGGAAGCATATGGTAA
- a CDS encoding sensor histidine kinase: MKAWRSLWPASIKNRLFVSILLFVLVPSAFLQLRNISQLETAMESNISQQNAAQLDSIKNGMENLRIGVLGGMLQLERDPELIAMLSSPGELADTNRELQIANRLLALKQRLMNALTPVHITLADQYGHVYTTTEEGEPERFVSVSDITGQPEYATLSDTGQSYMWAVHESRDLLADLFPQSELYSLFAKLTTVDGDTFGYLRITLDIRTWLQSMTNGFQVKQTYYLFDGDRKPILLPQDDRATAQLLGMRELFANDPYRHATDENSQFIYNGIYLPNLDWTLVTRFPLEALSGNLRAMRSEVIVSFSLTVVLFIGVTYAIVSSIVRPLRALQRTMKELVDRDLDVRIPEHRFKGELLVLAKAFNGMIGDIKGLISRLRTEERQKEAFHFQMLMSQMNPHFLLNTLNTIKWNARNHGDLATSEICQNLGRLLESSLNSEVDLVHLKEEIELVKAYAYIQSFRYDHSFKTEYEIDEELQYALVPKLSLQPLVENAIYHGLVHMKDGGAIRISAARRERQLRIEIRDNGQGLGGEKPKSGRKRKGIGLSNLRARLELLFKDRSSLSLFPLEQGTLVVLEMPLLISSPYDMEVKPDVENSAR; this comes from the coding sequence ATGAAGGCATGGAGGTCGCTTTGGCCGGCAAGCATCAAAAATCGGCTGTTCGTCTCGATCCTTTTGTTCGTGCTCGTTCCTTCCGCATTTCTGCAGCTCCGAAACATCAGCCAGCTGGAAACGGCGATGGAATCGAATATCTCGCAGCAAAACGCCGCCCAACTCGATTCGATCAAAAACGGAATGGAAAACTTGCGAATCGGCGTTCTGGGAGGCATGCTGCAATTGGAGCGGGATCCCGAGCTGATCGCGATGCTGTCCTCGCCGGGCGAGCTTGCGGATACGAACCGGGAGCTGCAAATCGCCAACCGGCTGCTCGCGCTGAAGCAGCGGCTGATGAATGCGCTTACCCCGGTCCACATTACGCTGGCCGACCAATATGGCCATGTCTATACGACGACCGAGGAGGGGGAGCCCGAGCGCTTCGTGTCCGTCTCGGACATTACGGGGCAGCCGGAGTATGCGACGCTGTCCGACACCGGTCAATCGTACATGTGGGCCGTTCACGAGTCGCGCGACCTGCTGGCGGATCTTTTTCCGCAATCGGAGCTTTACTCGCTGTTCGCCAAACTGACGACGGTAGACGGGGACACGTTCGGCTATTTGCGCATCACTCTCGATATCCGGACCTGGCTTCAGTCGATGACGAACGGCTTTCAGGTCAAGCAGACATACTATTTGTTCGACGGCGACAGGAAGCCGATATTGCTGCCGCAGGACGATCGCGCGACAGCGCAGCTTCTCGGCATGCGGGAGCTGTTCGCGAACGATCCTTACCGCCATGCGACGGACGAGAACAGTCAGTTTATTTATAACGGCATTTATTTGCCCAATCTGGACTGGACGCTCGTCACCCGCTTCCCGCTCGAGGCGCTCTCCGGCAATCTCCGCGCGATGAGAAGCGAGGTGATCGTTTCCTTTTCGCTCACCGTCGTCTTGTTTATCGGCGTTACCTACGCGATCGTTTCCTCCATCGTCAGGCCGCTTCGCGCGCTCCAGCGAACGATGAAGGAGCTGGTCGACCGGGATCTCGACGTCCGCATTCCCGAGCACCGATTCAAGGGCGAGCTTCTGGTGCTGGCCAAGGCGTTCAACGGGATGATCGGCGACATCAAAGGCCTCATCTCCCGGCTTCGGACGGAGGAACGGCAGAAGGAGGCGTTTCATTTTCAAATGCTCATGTCCCAGATGAATCCTCATTTTCTGCTCAATACATTGAACACGATCAAGTGGAACGCCCGCAACCACGGCGATCTCGCCACGTCCGAAATTTGCCAAAATCTCGGCCGGCTGCTGGAATCGAGTTTGAACAGCGAAGTCGACCTGGTCCATTTAAAAGAAGAGATCGAGCTGGTCAAAGCTTACGCGTACATTCAATCGTTCCGGTACGACCACAGCTTCAAGACCGAGTACGAAATCGACGAAGAGCTGCAATATGCGCTCGTGCCGAAGCTTAGCCTGCAGCCGCTTGTGGAAAACGCCATTTACCATGGCCTGGTGCATATGAAGGACGGAGGCGCCATTCGCATCTCCGCCGCGCGCCGGGAACGGCAGCTTCGGATCGAAATCCGGGACAACGGGCAAGGGCTGGGCGGCGAAAAACCGAAATCCGGGCGCAAACGGAAGGGGATCGGCCTCAGCAATTTGCGCGCCCGACTGGAGCTGCTGTTCAAGGACCGGTCGTCTCTTTCGCTGTTTCCGCTGGAGCAGGGCACGTTGGTCGTGCTGGAAATGCCCCTGCTCATCTCTTCCCCCTACGACATGGAGGTGAAGCCCGATGTGGAAAATTCTGCTCGTTGA